The following proteins are encoded in a genomic region of Rhizobium sp. ZPR4:
- a CDS encoding UxaA family hydrolase: MSLQGYLRPDGRKGIRNIVAVAYLVECAHHVGRQIISAFDGQEVHLIGFPGCFPNAYAQRMMERLCTHPNIGAVLLLSLGCESFNKYSLSKIIEESGRPVKTLTIQNDGGTRSTIAAGRAWVNEQLETLALDERVPMDISELIVGTVCGGSDGTSGITGNPAAGRAFDSLVAAGATCIFEETGELIGCEEIMADRAVTSELADELRAAVAKAARYYATLGYGSFAPGNADGGLTTIEEKSMGAYAKSGASPISGLIKPGDIPPRGGLYLMDVVPDGEVRFGFPNISDNAEIVEMIASGCHMVFFVTGRGSVSGSAISPVIKICANPDTYRRLEEDMDVDAGRILEGRASLDEVGQEIVTLLREVADGKPTKSEGLGHQEFILTYKSFEPIGPACLPT, encoded by the coding sequence ATGAGCCTGCAAGGCTATCTGCGGCCGGATGGTCGCAAAGGCATCCGCAATATCGTCGCCGTCGCCTATCTGGTGGAATGTGCCCACCATGTCGGACGCCAGATCATCTCGGCTTTCGACGGGCAGGAGGTTCACCTCATCGGCTTTCCCGGCTGTTTTCCCAATGCCTATGCGCAACGGATGATGGAGCGGCTTTGTACGCATCCGAATATTGGCGCAGTTCTGCTTCTGTCGCTCGGCTGTGAAAGCTTCAACAAATACTCGCTATCCAAGATCATCGAGGAGAGCGGCCGGCCGGTGAAGACGCTGACCATCCAGAACGATGGCGGCACGCGCAGCACGATCGCGGCCGGTCGCGCCTGGGTCAACGAGCAACTTGAGACGTTGGCGCTCGATGAGCGGGTCCCGATGGACATCAGCGAGCTGATTGTCGGAACGGTTTGCGGCGGGTCCGACGGAACGAGCGGGATTACCGGCAATCCGGCAGCGGGCCGGGCTTTCGATTCTCTGGTGGCGGCGGGAGCGACCTGCATTTTCGAGGAAACCGGTGAGCTCATCGGCTGCGAGGAAATCATGGCCGATCGTGCGGTCACATCAGAACTTGCCGACGAGCTTCGTGCGGCAGTTGCTAAGGCTGCACGCTATTACGCCACGCTTGGCTACGGCAGCTTTGCCCCGGGCAATGCCGATGGCGGGCTGACGACGATCGAAGAAAAATCGATGGGCGCCTATGCCAAGTCGGGGGCGTCGCCGATCTCCGGCCTGATCAAGCCCGGCGATATTCCGCCGCGTGGCGGTCTTTACCTGATGGACGTGGTGCCCGATGGCGAGGTGCGGTTCGGTTTTCCGAACATTTCCGACAATGCCGAAATTGTCGAAATGATCGCGTCCGGCTGTCATATGGTATTCTTTGTCACCGGCCGCGGCTCGGTCTCAGGCTCGGCAATCTCGCCCGTGATCAAGATCTGCGCCAATCCGGATACCTATCGCCGGCTGGAGGAAGACATGGATGTCGATGCTGGCCGTATTCTCGAGGGACGAGCAAGTCTCGATGAGGTCGGCCAGGAAATCGTCACGCTTCTGCGGGAGGTTGCCGATGGCAAGCCGACGAAGTCGGAGGGCCTCGGCCATCAGGAGTTCATCCTGACCTACAAGTCGTTTGAGCCGATCGGCCCGGCATGCTTGCCAACCTAG
- a CDS encoding LacI family DNA-binding transcriptional regulator, with translation MAKRKPIPTNESRIPTMADVARIAGVSTSTVSRALAGLPPIPEETRQRIAQAAKEAGYAINRHARSLRLKRSKVILVLIPNLANPNFPDLLMHIDRAAYDCGYDIMIAHTAIDPGRSDRYVDELLAGSIDGVLLTASYCPPRLLECIAAGRRLPIVRTLSPTPDLTGITAVQIDEVKAAYDVVDHLAKQGYKRIAHLGGPPKEIMAIARRRGWEKALADHGLPASPDFYIQSGFTMIEGQRAADEIRSRPELPDAIFCSNDESAYGLIAALKEHGLRIPQDIAVAGFDDLSFSAVMDPPLTTVRLPRRDMAERSIQKLKALIEDNTDNDNTILAHELVIRASSLRN, from the coding sequence ATGGCGAAACGAAAGCCAATACCCACGAATGAGAGCCGCATACCGACCATGGCGGACGTCGCCCGTATCGCCGGTGTCTCGACTTCGACCGTCAGCCGTGCTCTGGCCGGGCTCCCTCCCATTCCCGAAGAGACAAGGCAGAGGATTGCCCAGGCCGCAAAGGAAGCCGGATATGCGATCAACCGCCATGCGCGATCCCTGCGGCTCAAGCGCAGCAAGGTGATCCTTGTCCTCATTCCAAACCTTGCCAACCCGAATTTCCCCGATCTTTTGATGCATATCGATCGGGCAGCCTATGACTGCGGCTATGACATCATGATCGCACATACCGCCATCGATCCGGGCCGCTCCGACCGCTATGTCGACGAGTTGCTGGCGGGAAGCATCGATGGCGTGCTCCTGACCGCCAGTTACTGCCCGCCGCGGCTTCTCGAGTGCATTGCCGCGGGCCGGCGTCTGCCGATCGTACGAACACTGAGCCCTACTCCCGATCTCACCGGCATCACCGCGGTGCAGATCGATGAGGTGAAAGCGGCCTATGACGTCGTCGATCACCTTGCAAAGCAGGGTTACAAGCGCATCGCGCATCTCGGCGGACCGCCAAAGGAAATCATGGCGATCGCCCGCCGGCGAGGCTGGGAGAAGGCACTGGCCGATCACGGGCTCCCCGCATCCCCGGATTTCTATATCCAGTCCGGCTTCACGATGATTGAAGGACAAAGGGCGGCCGACGAAATCAGGAGCCGGCCGGAGCTGCCGGACGCCATTTTCTGCTCAAACGACGAATCCGCCTATGGTTTGATCGCCGCTCTCAAGGAACACGGCTTACGCATTCCTCAAGATATCGCCGTTGCAGGCTTCGACGACCTCAGTTTTTCGGCCGTCATGGACCCTCCGCTGACAACGGTCCGCCTCCCTCGCCGCGACATGGCCGAACGCTCGATCCAGAAACTGAAGGCGCTCATCGAGGACAATACCGACAACGACAATACGATCCTGGCCCATGAACTGGTCATTCGGGCCAGCAGCCTTCGCAACTGA
- a CDS encoding sugar phosphate isomerase/epimerase gives MTTSTLSIQLYSLRHLGGLDQQLDAAARAGFTNVETIGSHLDDPKALKAALAARGLHAPSGHIGLPALRGDLGRVADAATEAGIAQLFMPALPPEERSGDADAWRRVGTELGEMAGRLKERGISLGYHNHHWELARFSDGSCPLDCLFQGGAGSPLVWQADIAWLARGGDDPKVWLEKYAGLLVSAHVKDQAQAGRNEDEDGWCDVGSGILDWPDLWAFASARGARLMVVEHDNPKDPAGFAARSFSYLKTIR, from the coding sequence ATGACGACGTCGACACTTTCGATACAGCTCTATTCACTTCGGCATCTGGGCGGGCTCGATCAGCAGCTCGATGCGGCTGCGCGGGCGGGCTTCACCAACGTCGAAACCATCGGCAGCCATCTCGATGATCCCAAGGCACTGAAGGCGGCTCTGGCAGCCCGGGGCCTCCATGCACCAAGCGGCCATATCGGCCTGCCGGCACTGCGCGGTGACCTGGGGCGGGTCGCGGACGCGGCCACGGAGGCCGGTATTGCGCAACTTTTCATGCCGGCTCTGCCGCCGGAGGAGCGTAGCGGCGATGCGGATGCCTGGCGCCGGGTCGGTACTGAGCTCGGCGAGATGGCCGGCCGGTTGAAGGAGCGGGGCATCTCGCTCGGCTATCATAATCATCATTGGGAGCTTGCACGTTTCAGCGATGGCTCCTGTCCGCTCGATTGTCTTTTCCAGGGCGGAGCCGGCAGCCCGCTCGTCTGGCAGGCCGATATCGCATGGCTTGCGCGCGGCGGCGATGATCCGAAGGTCTGGCTGGAGAAATATGCAGGGCTACTCGTCTCCGCCCATGTGAAGGATCAGGCTCAAGCCGGGCGAAATGAAGACGAGGACGGCTGGTGCGATGTCGGTTCCGGCATTCTCGACTGGCCCGATCTCTGGGCCTTTGCCAGCGCCCGCGGTGCCCGCTTGATGGTCGTCGAACACGACAATCCCAAGGATCCGGCAGGCTTTGCCGCCAGAAGCTTCTCCTATCTTAAGACGATCCGGTAG